The Henckelia pumila isolate YLH828 chromosome 2, ASM3356847v2, whole genome shotgun sequence genome includes a window with the following:
- the LOC140878459 gene encoding uncharacterized protein, whose amino-acid sequence MKFKSAQEFMEVLRDHSVRKGYELVLKKNERSMITCECKNGCDWRIHASLVMGGPTFQIKTIKGKHTCAISNENKLANSRYLAKRIHKIVRDNPDIKIDQLRNLIKSKCEVDVSKWKVIRAKKTAIQKIRGVDSVQYHHLWNYCETLRNFNPGTVGRDGNDNMVPIAFAVVQVENRENWTLFLTILLEDVGGMRENKWNFISDRQKGLVEALKELVPDSEHIYCLRHMYQNFKKIFKTLDLKELFWKAATTGNKNEFEEHMKKIALVDPKVNVSQETACKWLKKIPAVHWARSHFSSGCLCDVVVNNLSESFNSYIMEARDKPIITMLECIRNKLMKRIQLRKVGMERYIGQICPNILKKINKNQKFSKNFYALYSGENEYQVQCLSVHGVLTQHVVDLMKNICTCGMFQLCGFPCSHACTAIGHSRRNLEDFVLKFYTKDEYLKVYSYMIHVIPGKIDFCKTPWQQLNAPIYKSKKGRPQKKRKRQADEGSSVSTRKGPSGNQDAAETATIGSMPSNNTPANTTYESLSGTPQAMPKEIHTQNSGNQNDIGATSFAPNLYSSNIDSAARRVQMSHLNRAKLDASASAKARATATGNATARARATATGDSTFRATSMATATRNANSRARATVNTTRNENVAALSQGTSSSSSVFDANTNSSRWARRLPR is encoded by the exons ATGAAATTCAAGAGTGCACAAGAATTTATGGAGGTTTTGAGAGATCACAGTGTTAGGAAGGGTTATGAGCTAGTGTTGAAGAAAAATGAAAGGAGCATGATAACATGTGAGTGCAAAAATGGTTGTGATTGGAGGATCCATGCATCTTTGGTTATGGGTGGACCAACATTTCAGATCAAGACTATCAAGGGTAAACACACTTGTGCTATAAGTAATGAGAACAAGTTAGCCAACTCTAGGTACTTAGCTAAGAGAATTCATAAGATTGTTAGAGATAATCCCGATATAAAGATCGATCAGCTAAGAAATTTGATAAAGTCAAAATGTGAAGTTGATGTAAGTAAATGGAAGGTGATAAGGGCTAAAAAGACTGCTATTCAGAAGATCAGAGGTGTTGACAGTGTACAATACCATCATCTATGGAATTATTGCGAGACATTGAGAAATTTTAATCCAGGAA CTGTTGGTAGGGATGGAAATGACAATATGGTGCCTATAGCCTTTGCAGTGGTACAAGTTGAGAACAGAGAGAATTGGACATTGTTTCTCACAATTCTGTTGGAAGATGTAGGAGGAATGAGAGAAAATAAATGGAATTTTATATCAGATAGACAGAAAGGACTAGTGGAAGCATTAAAAGAACTTGTTCCTGATTCTGAGCATATATATTGCTTGAGGCATATGTATCAGAACTTCaagaaaatattcaaaactttGGATTTGAAAGAGTTGTTCTGGAAGGCTGCTACAACAGGAAACAAGAATGAGTTTGAGGAGCATATGAAAAAAATTGCACTTGTGGATCCTAAAGTGAACGTGAGCCAAGAGACAGCATGTAAATGGCTCAAAAAAATTCCAGCAGTACACTGGGCTAGAAGCCATTTCTCTAGTGGATGCTTGTGTGATGTTGTGGTGAACAACTTGTCTGAATCCTTCAACAGCTACATTATGGAAGCAAGAGACAAACCGATCATAACAATGCTAGAGTGCATAAGAAACAAGCTGATGAagagaattcaattgagaaaggTTGGCATGGAGAGATACATTGGCCAGATCTGTCCAAACATACTGAAAAAGATCAACAAGAATCaaaaattttctaaaaacttttaTGCACTCTATTCAGGTGAAAATGAGTATCAAGTCCAGTGCTTGTCAGTCCATGGTGTATTAACTCAGCATGTGGTTGATTTGATGAAGAATATTTGCACGTGTGGGATGTTTCAATTATGTGGTTTTCCATGCTCTCATGCTTGCACTGCTATTGGTCACAGTAGACGAAATTTGGAGGATTTTGTTCTCAAATTCTATACCAAAGATGAATATTTAAAGGTATACTCGTACATGATACATGTTATTCCtgggaaaattgatttttgcaAAACACCTTGGCAACAACTGAATGCACCAATTTATAAGAGCAAGAAGGGAAGACCTCAAAAGAAGAGAAAGAGACAAGCTGATGAGGGGAGTAGTGTTTCAACAAGGAAGG GACCTTCTGGAAATCAAGATGCAGCTGAGACAGCTACAATTGGATCTATGCCCTCCAACAACACACCTGCTAATACTACTTATGAATCATTGAGTGGCACACCACAAGCAATGCCAAAG GAAATACATACTCAAAATTCTGGAAATCAAAATGATATTGGAGCTACATCATTTGCACCAAATTTATATTCAAGT AATATTGATAGTGCTGCAAGAAGGGTGCAAATGAGCCATTTGAATAGGGCAAAACTAGATGCAAGTGCAAGTGCCAAAGCAAGAGCCACCGCAACTGGAAATGCAACTGCAAGAGCTAGAGCTACTGCCACTGGTGATTCAACTTTCAGAGCTACATCCATGGCCACTGCAACTAGAAATGCAAACTCGAGAGCTAGAGCTACAGTCAATACAACTAGAAATGAAAATGTTGCTGCTTTGAGTCAAGGAACAAGCTCTAGTTCAAGTGTGTTTGATGCAAATACCAATTCTTCTAGGTGGGCAAGAAGGTTGCCAAGATGA
- the LOC140885291 gene encoding uncharacterized protein, giving the protein MEGGGFSRQNVEPIHEVSTTLHQKRRFCFFFRRNAYKSRPAVGASWWQKIQPPQAAEDTRAGISLWARGLDALKRIREWSEILAGPRWKTLIRRFNYRDRNSGKHVDFRYDPVSYAMNFDEGPGQNSHFGDDGEDGYFSRNFSSRYAKGWMDVGPSIV; this is encoded by the coding sequence ATGGAGGGTGGCGGATTCTCGCGCCAAAATGTGGAGCCGATTCACGAAGTTTCCACAACCCTCCACCAGAAGCGCCGCTTCTGTTTCTTCTTCCGAAGGAACGCCTACAAATCCCGGCCCGCCGTCGGCGCATCATGGTGGCAGAAGATACAGCCTCCGCAGGCGGCGGAGGATACCCGAGCAGGGATCTCCCTCTGGGCACGTGGGTTGGACGCGCTGAAGAGGATCCGGGAGTGGTCGGAGATCCTGGCGGGTCCGAGATGGAAGACCTTAATCCGCCGTTTCAATTACCGGGACAGAAACAGCGGCAAGCACGTGGATTTCCGGTACGACCCGGTGAGCTACGCCATGAATTTCGACGAGGGGCCGGGGCAGAACAGTCATTTCGGCGACGACGGGGAGGATGGATACTTCTCGCGGAACTTCTCCTCAAGGTACGCCAAGGGTTGGATGGATGTGGGGCCTAGCATCGTGTAA